One region of Chryseobacterium sp. C-71 genomic DNA includes:
- a CDS encoding DMT family transporter: MQKLALFRLHLIVFLWGFTAILGKLITANAQILVFYRMLFAAIFLFVFIRVFKKESIKVSKKLFLQLSAIGFFMALHWLCFFYSIKVSNVSIALSCLSLSTLFAAILEPLVFKRKVDVSEVVMGVVIVACILLIFKTEFQYKEGIFFGILCAVFGTIFSVFNGKLFGKTSPGNIIFYEIFSGWLILAVFYLISGQIFSMNEINYRDLALICLLASVFTAFPMLESVKLMKYISPFTLILTVNLEPVYGIILAFFIFGESEHMSPVFYVASLVMILAIVANALIKTRKQKTIN; the protein is encoded by the coding sequence ATGCAAAAATTAGCTCTTTTCAGATTGCACTTGATCGTTTTTTTGTGGGGATTTACTGCAATTTTGGGAAAACTGATTACTGCCAATGCACAAATTCTGGTGTTCTACAGAATGTTGTTTGCTGCGATATTTCTATTTGTGTTTATCAGAGTTTTTAAAAAAGAAAGTATTAAAGTTTCCAAAAAACTTTTTTTACAGCTTTCTGCTATAGGATTTTTCATGGCGCTGCATTGGTTATGTTTTTTTTATTCTATTAAAGTCTCGAATGTTTCAATTGCTTTAAGCTGCCTTTCTTTGTCTACATTGTTTGCTGCCATTTTAGAACCTCTCGTTTTTAAAAGGAAAGTAGATGTTTCAGAGGTTGTCATGGGAGTTGTGATTGTTGCTTGTATTCTTCTTATTTTTAAAACAGAGTTTCAGTACAAAGAAGGTATTTTCTTTGGTATTCTATGTGCAGTTTTTGGGACTATCTTTTCTGTTTTCAATGGAAAACTATTTGGTAAAACCAGTCCAGGAAATATTATTTTTTACGAAATCTTCAGCGGTTGGCTTATTTTGGCTGTATTTTATTTAATATCTGGTCAAATATTTTCAATGAATGAAATAAATTACAGAGATTTGGCGTTAATATGCTTGTTGGCAAGTGTTTTCACGGCATTCCCGATGCTCGAGTCGGTAAAGCTGATGAAATATATTTCGCCTTTCACATTAATTTTAACAGTAAATTTAGAACCAGTCTACGGAATTATACTAGCTTTTTTTATCTTTGGGGAATCAGAACACATGAGTCCAGTATTTTATGTGGCTTCACTCGTTATGATTTTGGCGATTGTAGCGAATGCTCTGATCAAAACCAGGAAACAAAAAACAATTAACTAA
- a CDS encoding VanZ family protein — protein METVGSSSWRLLTVQISQNCFQQKNIRLSLDKISNIFIKILPIYWAFLTYMLLRPGVENREYFFMFEGIDKVLHFGIFAMLGFSFMAAFPRIKFSYFFQIILIYAFLTEILQEEMGFGRSMETLDVIADTIGCLLGYYIYKILLKRYS, from the coding sequence ATGGAAACGGTTGGATCATCAAGTTGGAGATTGCTGACGGTGCAGATCAGTCAGAATTGCTTTCAGCAGAAGAATATCAGGCTCTCATTGGATAAGATTTCAAACATATTTATAAAGATACTGCCCATTTATTGGGCATTTCTTACTTATATGCTCCTGCGTCCGGGAGTAGAAAACCGCGAATATTTTTTTATGTTCGAGGGAATCGACAAAGTTTTACACTTCGGAATATTTGCAATGCTTGGTTTCTCATTTATGGCGGCCTTCCCAAGAATCAAATTCTCCTATTTTTTTCAGATCATCCTGATCTACGCATTCCTCACAGAAATCCTTCAGGAAGAAATGGGTTTCGGCAGATCTATGGAAACCTTAGACGTCATTGCCGACACCATCGGTTGCCTTCTCGGATACTATATATATAAGATACTCCTCAAACGGTATTCTTGA
- the msrB gene encoding peptide-methionine (R)-S-oxide reductase MsrB codes for MLMFGIYSAQSENFKAKNPYYSKTNTTPLKVSNAEWKKILKPELYQVARQGATEMAFTGKYYEFDVKGTYYCAVCGNALFLSTAKFATTCGWPSFYEPLRKDGVKYKKDNSHNMERTEVLCGRCDSHLGHIFDDGPKPTGKRFCMNSVSLEFVPNQKTKK; via the coding sequence ATGTTGATGTTTGGAATTTATTCAGCTCAATCAGAAAACTTTAAGGCAAAAAATCCTTATTACTCAAAAACAAATACAACTCCTTTAAAAGTAAGCAATGCAGAGTGGAAGAAAATCTTAAAGCCTGAATTGTACCAAGTCGCAAGACAAGGAGCGACCGAAATGGCTTTCACCGGAAAGTATTACGAATTTGATGTGAAAGGAACTTACTACTGTGCAGTTTGCGGAAATGCGTTATTTCTTTCTACAGCAAAGTTTGCAACAACTTGTGGTTGGCCCTCTTTCTACGAACCATTGAGAAAAGATGGTGTAAAATATAAAAAAGACAATTCTCACAATATGGAGCGTACCGAAGTTCTTTGTGGAAGATGTGATTCTCACTTGGGACATATTTTCGATGACGGGCCAAAACCAACAGGAAAAAGATTCTGTATGAATTCGGTTTCTCTGGAGTTTGTTCCTAATCAAAAAACAAAGAAATAA
- a CDS encoding acyl-CoA carboxylase subunit beta: MDIEFNKREDQNKLKLSEINRLLSEIKKGGGEKRLQKLRDEGKMTARERIDYLLDKDSDSIEIGAFAGYEMYEEHGGCPSGGVVVVMGYVSGKQCLVVANDASVKAGAWFPITGKKNLRAQEIAMENKLPIIYLVDSAGVYLPMQDEIFPDKEHFGRIFRNNAKMSAMGIIQISAVMGSCVAGGAYLPIMSDEAMIVDKTGSIFLAGSYLVKAAIGESIDNETLGGATTHCSISGVTDYKAKDDQDALNRIKNIMKSIGSYEKAGFDRIESFPPKENIDNIFGIMPVSRADQYDTLEIIKCLVDNSEFEEYKADYGQTIICATARVDGWSVGIVANQRKLVKNGKGEMQFGGVIYSDSADKATRFIANCNQRKIPLIFLQDVTGFMVGSKSEHGGIIKDGAKMVNAVANSVVPKFTIITGNSYGAGNYAMCGKAYDPRLIVAWPWADLAVMGGSQAAKVLAQIQESTLKKQGKEITEEAHKEILDSISKKYQKQTEATYAASRLWTDAIINPIDTRKWISMGIEAADHSPITDKFNLGVIQV, from the coding sequence ATGGATATTGAATTCAACAAACGAGAAGATCAAAACAAATTAAAATTATCTGAAATAAATCGTTTACTTTCTGAAATAAAAAAAGGCGGTGGAGAAAAAAGACTTCAAAAGCTTCGCGATGAAGGAAAAATGACGGCGAGAGAAAGAATAGATTATCTTCTCGATAAAGATTCAGATTCCATTGAAATCGGTGCTTTTGCTGGATATGAAATGTATGAAGAACACGGTGGATGTCCAAGTGGCGGTGTTGTGGTGGTGATGGGATATGTTTCTGGAAAACAATGTTTGGTTGTTGCTAATGATGCGTCTGTAAAAGCAGGTGCGTGGTTTCCAATCACCGGAAAGAAAAACCTAAGAGCACAGGAAATCGCAATGGAAAACAAGCTTCCAATTATTTATCTTGTTGACTCAGCAGGTGTTTATCTTCCAATGCAGGATGAGATTTTCCCCGATAAGGAACATTTCGGAAGAATTTTCAGAAATAATGCGAAAATGAGCGCAATGGGAATCATTCAGATTTCTGCTGTTATGGGAAGTTGTGTTGCTGGTGGAGCTTACCTGCCCATTATGAGCGACGAAGCCATGATTGTTGATAAAACAGGCTCAATCTTTCTTGCCGGAAGTTATTTGGTGAAAGCGGCAATCGGCGAAAGCATTGATAACGAAACTTTAGGTGGTGCAACAACTCACTGTTCAATTTCGGGAGTAACAGATTATAAAGCTAAGGATGACCAAGATGCTTTAAACAGAATAAAGAATATTATGAAATCTATCGGAAGCTACGAAAAAGCAGGTTTCGACAGAATTGAAAGTTTTCCACCAAAAGAAAATATAGATAACATTTTCGGAATCATGCCGGTTTCTCGTGCCGATCAATATGATACTTTAGAAATTATAAAATGTCTTGTAGACAATTCTGAGTTTGAAGAATACAAAGCAGATTACGGACAAACTATCATTTGTGCTACGGCAAGAGTTGACGGATGGTCGGTAGGAATTGTCGCTAATCAAAGAAAGCTCGTTAAAAATGGTAAAGGAGAAATGCAGTTTGGAGGGGTAATTTATTCTGACTCTGCTGATAAAGCAACAAGATTTATTGCGAACTGTAACCAGAGAAAAATTCCTTTGATATTTTTACAAGACGTAACAGGCTTCATGGTAGGTTCAAAATCAGAACATGGTGGAATCATTAAAGACGGTGCAAAAATGGTGAATGCCGTGGCCAATTCTGTAGTTCCTAAATTCACCATCATCACAGGAAATTCTTACGGTGCCGGTAATTACGCAATGTGCGGAAAAGCTTACGACCCAAGATTAATTGTAGCTTGGCCATGGGCTGACCTTGCTGTAATGGGAGGTTCTCAGGCTGCTAAAGTTTTAGCACAAATTCAGGAATCTACTTTGAAAAAACAAGGAAAAGAAATCACTGAAGAAGCTCATAAAGAAATTTTAGATTCCATCTCTAAGAAATATCAAAAACAAACAGAAGCTACATATGCAGCATCTAGATTATGGACGGATGCAATCATTAATCCTATTGATACCAGAAAATGGATTTCTATGGGAATTGAAGCTGCCGATCATTCTCCTATTACTGATAAATTCAATTTAGGAGTGATCCAAGTCTGA
- a CDS encoding RNA polymerase sigma factor: protein MVGKILHIKTTYSEDELIALLREKSESGFHHLYDHYSGALYGVILRIVQSKEYTEEIIQDVFMKIWNSIHQYDAAKGRFYTWMINIARNTAIDYLKSKSFQNELKNQSLPDFVYNNAELSTTNNSDFIGFSNVLGTLDSDKQELIDLAYYQGYTQSEISEKLNMPLGTVKTKMRNALMKLKDLLKDYQ from the coding sequence TTGGTAGGTAAAATACTTCATATTAAAACAACCTATTCGGAAGACGAACTTATAGCTTTGCTCAGAGAAAAGAGCGAATCTGGTTTCCACCATTTATATGACCACTATTCTGGGGCATTATATGGTGTGATTCTCCGAATCGTGCAGTCTAAAGAATATACTGAAGAAATTATTCAGGATGTTTTTATGAAAATCTGGAATTCGATTCATCAATATGATGCTGCCAAAGGACGTTTCTATACCTGGATGATTAATATTGCAAGAAACACAGCAATCGATTATTTAAAATCTAAAAGCTTTCAGAACGAATTAAAAAACCAATCACTTCCTGATTTCGTATATAATAATGCGGAACTTTCAACCACCAATAATTCAGATTTTATTGGGTTTAGTAATGTGCTTGGAACTTTAGATTCTGATAAACAGGAGCTTATAGATTTGGCATACTATCAAGGTTACACGCAGAGTGAAATATCAGAAAAACTGAATATGCCTTTAGGTACTGTAAAAACGAAGATGCGTAATGCATTGATGAAATTAAAAGACTTATTAAAAGATTATCAATAA
- a CDS encoding PorV/PorQ family protein, producing MMKKYLLLLFPFVFGFSQSQIIRKYSNEFLNIGAGARGLAMGGAVISNQDDVYSPMWNPAGLNGITKDWQGAAMHAEYFESIAKYDYLAYAKVLEEGVFGVSIVRLGVDNILNTTQLIDTEGNIDYDKITKFSQSDYAGIISYAFNPGGNPKLDVGVNAKIVYRNVGKFASGYGFGFDVGAIYKADNGWKFGGILRDATTTVNFWSINQNELSTVVNGEEFNPAPTDKMELTMPKLNAGASKLFEINSSLYVLPEAGINVDFAKTAALLSTDFASITPYAGAELGYQKMIFVRVGVNRFQSITDIEDLSRKVSFQPSAGLGIRYRGLTLDYAISNSGIGGSNFFSNFFSLKLDMGEFRND from the coding sequence ATGATGAAAAAATATCTTTTATTACTATTTCCCTTCGTATTTGGGTTTTCTCAATCTCAGATTATCAGAAAATATTCCAATGAATTTTTAAATATTGGTGCCGGAGCGAGAGGTCTTGCAATGGGTGGAGCTGTGATTTCCAATCAGGATGACGTCTATTCACCCATGTGGAATCCCGCAGGTTTAAACGGAATTACAAAAGACTGGCAGGGAGCAGCAATGCACGCAGAATATTTTGAATCGATTGCGAAATATGATTATCTGGCTTACGCAAAAGTTTTGGAGGAAGGTGTTTTTGGAGTTTCAATTGTAAGATTGGGAGTTGATAACATTTTAAATACTACCCAGTTGATCGATACTGAAGGAAATATTGATTACGATAAAATTACCAAATTTTCACAATCAGATTATGCTGGAATTATTTCTTATGCATTCAATCCCGGTGGAAATCCAAAATTGGATGTTGGTGTCAACGCGAAAATTGTTTACAGAAATGTAGGAAAATTTGCAAGCGGTTACGGGTTTGGTTTTGATGTAGGAGCAATTTATAAAGCTGATAATGGCTGGAAATTCGGGGGAATACTTCGTGATGCAACGACAACGGTGAACTTCTGGAGTATTAATCAAAACGAATTATCAACAGTTGTAAACGGGGAAGAATTTAACCCTGCGCCTACTGATAAAATGGAATTAACGATGCCTAAGCTGAATGCAGGTGCAAGTAAGTTATTTGAAATCAATAGTAGCTTATATGTTTTACCGGAAGCAGGAATCAACGTAGATTTTGCTAAAACAGCAGCACTTCTTTCGACAGATTTCGCAAGTATCACTCCGTATGCAGGTGCTGAATTGGGTTATCAGAAAATGATTTTTGTGAGAGTTGGAGTCAACAGATTCCAGTCTATTACGGATATTGAAGATTTAAGCAGAAAGGTTTCTTTCCAGCCAAGTGCAGGTTTAGGAATCAGATATAGAGGTTTGACACTTGATTATGCAATCAGCAACTCAGGAATCGGTGGATCAAATTTCTTCTCAAACTTTTTCTCTTTGAAATTGGATATGGGAGAATTTAGAAACGATTAA
- the gcvH gene encoding glycine cleavage system protein GcvH — MNTPSELKYTKDHEWVKIEGNIATIGITDFAQGELGDIVYVDVDTVDDDINGGDVFGSVEAVKTVSDLFLPISGKVIEFNAALEDQPELLNTEPYGNGWIIKLEIADGADQSELLSAEEYQALIG; from the coding sequence ATGAACACACCATCAGAATTAAAGTACACTAAAGATCATGAATGGGTAAAGATCGAAGGTAATATAGCCACAATTGGTATTACAGACTTTGCACAGGGAGAATTAGGAGATATCGTTTATGTAGATGTAGATACGGTAGATGATGATATCAATGGAGGAGATGTTTTCGGAAGTGTAGAAGCTGTTAAAACGGTTTCAGATTTGTTCTTGCCAATTTCTGGTAAAGTAATTGAGTTCAATGCTGCGCTAGAAGATCAGCCAGAACTATTAAATACAGAGCCTTATGGAAACGGTTGGATCATCAAGTTGGAGATTGCTGACGGTGCAGATCAGTCAGAATTGCTTTCAGCAGAAGAATATCAGGCTCTCATTGGATAA
- a CDS encoding VanZ family protein, with translation MKRYFAVFIALYTVVLLYMMFYASGREPSEISYIQHQPFITIQHFFNDNNIDNQAFIVNIFGNIFLFSPFGWLGLCIKKFNRFIPITFFFLFAISIIESIQYISGRGVADVDDVFLNTLGMLIGFVLFKYATWKNIANIKVHFELLDSKSKRVSTVS, from the coding sequence ATGAAAAGATATTTTGCAGTATTTATTGCCTTATACACCGTCGTTTTATTATATATGATGTTTTATGCTTCTGGTAGAGAACCTTCAGAAATTTCGTATATCCAGCATCAGCCATTTATTACCATTCAGCATTTTTTCAATGACAATAATATTGATAATCAAGCTTTTATTGTCAATATATTTGGTAATATATTTCTATTCAGTCCATTTGGATGGTTAGGATTATGCATAAAAAAATTTAATCGTTTTATTCCTATTACATTTTTCTTTTTGTTCGCAATAAGTATAATTGAATCTATTCAATATATTTCCGGGAGAGGAGTTGCAGATGTTGATGATGTATTTTTGAATACATTAGGAATGCTCATAGGATTTGTTTTATTCAAATATGCAACGTGGAAAAATATTGCCAATATTAAGGTACATTTTGAATTGTTAGACTCTAAAAGTAAGCGTGTATCAACGGTTTCTTAA
- a CDS encoding fasciclin domain-containing protein, which produces MNTRSKFVALGMVALSFALSGNTAAQKMKEKTVMVGGAPMYPSKNIVENAVNSKDHKTLVAAVKAAGLVETLQSAGPFTVFAPTDAAFAKLPAGTVENLVKPENKEMLTKILTYHVLPGKYSSKQVWAAVKAGNGKAMMKTVAGEELTFWTKGKDLYITDAKGNEAKVTIADVNQSNGVIHVIDTVLLP; this is translated from the coding sequence ATGAATACAAGATCAAAATTCGTAGCGTTAGGAATGGTTGCATTATCATTTGCACTAAGTGGAAATACAGCTGCACAAAAAATGAAAGAAAAGACGGTAATGGTTGGCGGAGCGCCAATGTATCCTTCTAAAAATATCGTTGAGAACGCGGTAAATTCTAAAGATCACAAAACATTGGTTGCAGCAGTAAAAGCCGCAGGTTTGGTAGAAACTTTACAAAGCGCAGGACCCTTCACAGTATTTGCTCCTACAGACGCAGCTTTCGCAAAATTACCAGCAGGAACTGTAGAAAATTTGGTAAAGCCTGAAAATAAAGAAATGCTGACTAAGATTTTAACGTATCACGTTCTTCCAGGAAAATACAGTTCAAAACAAGTTTGGGCAGCAGTGAAAGCAGGAAACGGAAAAGCAATGATGAAGACAGTTGCCGGAGAAGAGCTAACGTTCTGGACAAAAGGAAAAGATTTATACATTACCGATGCCAAAGGTAATGAGGCAAAAGTAACCATTGCTGATGTGAATCAGTCTAATGGAGTTATACATGTAATAGACACTGTTCTATTACCATAG